The following proteins are co-located in the Thermus thermophilus HB8 genome:
- a CDS encoding AbrB family transcriptional regulator: protein MDLLRASLSGVFLGLLFHRLGLPGGAVVGAMLGTGLAQLLASPAPTPRGLDLTVQLAAGVLVGLSFRKELLSPKLLPYALLAALAFLALALLLAFLLAKPLGQPPKALLFALAPGGITGMGPLSQAEGGSPALVGVFHTVRVLALFLLVPLLARLLR, encoded by the coding sequence ATGGACCTCCTGCGCGCTTCCTTAAGCGGGGTTTTCCTCGGACTCCTCTTCCACCGCCTGGGCCTTCCGGGCGGGGCCGTGGTGGGGGCCATGCTGGGCACGGGCCTCGCCCAGCTCCTCGCCTCCCCCGCCCCCACCCCAAGGGGCCTGGACCTCACCGTGCAGCTCGCCGCCGGGGTTTTGGTGGGGCTTTCCTTCCGGAAGGAGCTCCTCTCCCCCAAGCTCCTCCCCTACGCCCTCCTCGCCGCCCTCGCTTTCCTCGCCCTTGCCCTCCTCCTCGCCTTCCTCCTCGCCAAGCCCCTGGGCCAGCCCCCAAAAGCCCTCCTCTTCGCCCTCGCCCCCGGGGGGATCACGGGCATGGGGCCCCTGAGCCAGGCCGAGGGGGGAAGCCCCGCCCTGGTGGGGGTCTTCCACACGGTGCGCGTCCTCGCCCTCTTCCTCCTCGTCCCCCTCCTCGCCCGGCTTCTCAGGTAG
- a CDS encoding CDGSH iron-sulfur domain-containing protein produces MRLEFLENGPIRVEGKRFVVRVGEKEEALERPRVFLCRCGGSGNKPFCDGTHKRIGFQAPGGVLEVESD; encoded by the coding sequence ATGCGGCTGGAGTTCCTGGAAAACGGCCCCATCCGGGTGGAGGGCAAGCGCTTCGTGGTGCGCGTGGGGGAGAAGGAGGAGGCTTTGGAGCGGCCCCGGGTCTTCCTCTGCCGCTGCGGGGGCTCGGGGAACAAGCCCTTCTGCGACGGCACCCACAAGCGGATCGGCTTCCAGGCCCCGGGCGGGGTCTTGGAGGTGGAAAGCGACTGA
- a CDS encoding aldo/keto reductase family protein, which translates to MGEMRYRKLGKWGLKVSEISLGAWVTFGDVVKDKETVREIVGIAYEGGVNFFDNADVYAKGLAEEIMGEILQEFPRHTLVLSTKAYWPMSEDPNDRGLSRKHLLESITKSLKRLKTDYVDIFFAHRFDPEVPMEEIVYAMHTIVEKGYALYWGTSEWPAARIAEAVTFAKENGLHPPVVEQPQYSMLYRERVENEILPEAERFGMGLVVWSPLAQGMLTGKYDEGIPEGSRFARYDQFRERYLTEENRRKVLKLKAVADELGLTRTQLALAWVLRLPGISSAITGATRPEQIRENLGAAGVDLPQEALEKIEAILRGEA; encoded by the coding sequence ATGGGCGAGATGCGCTACCGCAAACTGGGCAAGTGGGGCCTGAAGGTCTCGGAGATCTCCCTGGGGGCCTGGGTCACCTTCGGAGACGTGGTGAAGGACAAGGAGACCGTCCGGGAGATCGTTGGAATCGCCTACGAAGGGGGCGTGAACTTCTTTGACAACGCCGACGTCTACGCCAAAGGCCTCGCCGAGGAGATCATGGGGGAGATCCTCCAGGAGTTCCCCCGGCACACCCTGGTCCTCTCCACCAAGGCCTACTGGCCCATGTCCGAGGACCCGAACGACCGGGGCCTAAGCCGCAAGCACCTTTTGGAGAGCATCACGAAAAGCCTCAAGCGGCTCAAGACCGACTACGTGGACATCTTCTTCGCCCACCGTTTTGACCCCGAGGTCCCCATGGAGGAGATCGTCTACGCCATGCACACCATCGTGGAGAAGGGGTACGCCCTCTACTGGGGCACCTCGGAGTGGCCCGCCGCCCGCATCGCCGAGGCCGTGACCTTCGCCAAGGAAAACGGCCTCCACCCGCCCGTGGTGGAGCAGCCCCAGTACTCCATGCTCTACCGGGAGCGGGTGGAAAACGAGATCCTCCCCGAGGCGGAGCGCTTCGGGATGGGCCTGGTGGTCTGGAGCCCCCTGGCCCAGGGGATGCTCACCGGCAAGTACGACGAGGGCATCCCCGAGGGAAGCCGCTTCGCCCGCTACGACCAGTTCAGGGAGCGCTACCTCACCGAGGAGAACCGGAGGAAGGTGCTCAAGCTCAAGGCGGTGGCGGACGAGCTCGGCCTCACCCGCACCCAGCTCGCCCTGGCCTGGGTGCTGAGGCTTCCCGGGATCAGTAGCGCCATCACCGGGGCCACCCGCCCCGAGCAGATCCGGGAGAACCTGGGGGCCGCCGGGGTGGACCTGCCCCAGGAGGCCCTGGAGAAGATTGAGGCCATCCTAAGGGGCGAGGCCTAA
- a CDS encoding NHL repeat-containing protein, translating to MLKEVQEVKVGGRTRRVYVRPFAWNLHAPTHMEWTPDGRLLVVERTTGKVKDVTKGGDMEEAKPFAWGLQGPSSMCPLPDGRVLISEFWGNRIREISAGGEAEKAPVFLDGLIRPYSLAALGKVHVRIFAVASKEPTAFRDVAGAVYEITTGTPEIFIDQIPTHRSPGLEGLAPSWSWKSEDWSAYASGCSKTSWIDDGGGGGGGGGKLLAIAASSLGRVLLYPVGEGKKDLLSVALNYTLALDVGEMGGIKTHPQNGKVYVTKPREGEILALDKETPESYAFHPPVVKGLPTPTCVRFTPDLEGLLVCSPTNGVIWEVRGAIV from the coding sequence ATGCTCAAGGAAGTGCAGGAGGTCAAGGTCGGCGGCCGGACGCGGCGGGTCTACGTGAGGCCCTTCGCCTGGAACCTGCACGCGCCCACCCACATGGAGTGGACCCCAGACGGCAGGCTCCTGGTGGTGGAGCGCACCACGGGCAAGGTGAAGGACGTCACCAAGGGTGGGGACATGGAGGAGGCCAAGCCCTTCGCCTGGGGGCTCCAGGGGCCCTCCAGCATGTGCCCGTTGCCCGACGGTAGGGTGCTCATTTCCGAATTCTGGGGCAACCGCATACGAGAGATTTCCGCAGGAGGTGAGGCCGAAAAGGCCCCTGTCTTTTTGGATGGTCTAATTCGGCCCTACAGCCTAGCGGCTCTAGGGAAGGTGCACGTAAGAATTTTTGCCGTGGCTTCCAAGGAACCCACGGCCTTTCGTGATGTTGCAGGGGCTGTGTACGAAATTACAACTGGCACTCCAGAAATCTTCATTGATCAAATACCAACTCATCGCTCACCTGGTCTAGAAGGTCTAGCCCCCAGTTGGTCTTGGAAAAGCGAGGACTGGTCGGCGTATGCCAGCGGGTGTAGCAAAACTTCTTGGATAGACGATGGAGGGGGAGGTGGAGGCGGCGGAGGAAAGCTTCTAGCTATAGCTGCAAGCAGCTTAGGCAGGGTTTTGCTCTACCCTGTTGGCGAAGGAAAGAAGGACCTTCTTTCCGTAGCTCTTAATTACACGCTAGCCTTGGATGTTGGCGAAATGGGGGGCATCAAAACCCATCCCCAAAATGGTAAAGTTTACGTAACCAAACCCCGGGAAGGGGAAATTCTTGCTCTGGACAAGGAGACTCCAGAGAGCTACGCTTTCCATCCTCCCGTAGTCAAGGGCTTGCCAACCCCAACCTGCGTTAGGTTTACGCCAGACCTGGAAGGCCTCCTCGTCTGCTCACCCACCAACGGCGTAATCTGGGAAGTTCGCGGTGCCATTGTGTAG
- a CDS encoding MFS transporter — protein MRLFAAGFFYLPVYLLAAEKARTPIEATLPQTLLYTLGFASLWVGALLDRSDRKRVLVLSTLGQAALALALLPAPGLPLPYLLVLLLLFEFLDRFRALGAGLYLRSLVPKENYEPRLGQLSALHFAADSLADPLAGAAYGKSAALPPLLGGPLLLLSSLLYTRLPPALPPKPRAPFRLGEAFAGLRFLLGHHLLRWVFLVARLHGLVHGLLFSLLPLYVLRALEAPPWVYGLLSGAWGVGSATGALLLGRLLSAGRGLLATVSLFLMGGVLLGLALLPPWPVAVGLAFLFGVGQQFWSLLVTGLTYRELPEELVGRGMGGVAFVSSLLAPLGPLLGGALAGVALPLPFLLAGGLLLALAPWAGRGWR, from the coding sequence ATGCGCCTTTTCGCGGCGGGCTTCTTTTACCTCCCTGTGTACCTCTTGGCTGCGGAAAAGGCCAGGACCCCTATAGAAGCCACGCTCCCCCAGACCCTCCTCTACACCTTGGGGTTCGCGAGCTTGTGGGTGGGTGCCCTTCTGGATCGCTCGGACCGGAAGCGGGTTCTGGTCCTTTCCACCCTCGGCCAGGCCGCCCTGGCCCTCGCCCTTCTCCCCGCCCCAGGCTTGCCTCTTCCCTATCTCCTCGTTCTCCTTCTGCTCTTTGAGTTCCTGGACCGCTTCCGCGCCTTGGGTGCGGGGCTTTACCTGAGGAGCCTGGTACCGAAGGAAAACTACGAGCCCAGGTTAGGGCAGCTCTCCGCCCTGCACTTCGCCGCCGACAGCCTAGCCGATCCCCTCGCCGGAGCCGCCTATGGCAAAAGCGCCGCCCTGCCTCCGCTTCTCGGGGGACCCTTGCTCCTCCTCTCCAGCCTCCTCTACACCCGCCTACCCCCGGCCCTTCCCCCAAAGCCGAGAGCTCCCTTCCGGCTGGGAGAAGCCTTCGCCGGACTTCGCTTTCTCCTCGGCCACCACTTGCTCCGGTGGGTCTTTCTCGTTGCGCGCCTGCACGGTTTGGTCCATGGGCTCCTCTTTAGCCTTCTGCCCCTCTACGTCCTTAGGGCCCTGGAAGCACCGCCCTGGGTCTACGGCCTCCTCTCGGGAGCCTGGGGCGTGGGCTCGGCCACCGGAGCCCTCCTCTTGGGTAGGCTTCTTTCCGCAGGGCGCGGCTTGCTAGCCACGGTGAGCCTGTTTCTCATGGGTGGGGTCCTGCTGGGCTTGGCGCTTCTCCCCCCTTGGCCCGTGGCGGTAGGCCTGGCCTTCCTCTTCGGCGTAGGGCAGCAGTTTTGGAGTTTGTTGGTCACCGGCCTCACCTACCGGGAGTTGCCCGAGGAACTTGTGGGCCGGGGTATGGGAGGGGTGGCCTTCGTCTCAAGCCTGCTTGCTCCCCTGGGCCCCCTCCTGGGCGGGGCCCTGGCAGGGGTGGCCCTCCCCCTCCCCTTCCTCCTGGCCGGGGGGCTCCTCCTCGCCCTCGCCCCCTGGGCGGGAAGGGGGTGGCGGTGA
- a CDS encoding AbrB/MazE/SpoVT family DNA-binding domain-containing protein: protein MVKSRVSSKGQITLPKAIREALGLRPGEEVVFELREGGAFLRPRRRVPLEALLGRLKGKRGFPGEEAERRAREEAWREGA, encoded by the coding sequence ATGGTAAAGTCTAGGGTAAGCAGTAAAGGGCAGATCACCCTTCCCAAGGCGATCCGGGAGGCCCTTGGGCTCCGTCCGGGAGAAGAGGTGGTCTTTGAGCTCCGGGAAGGGGGGGCCTTCCTCCGCCCCCGGCGCCGCGTACCCCTGGAAGCCCTGCTCGGGCGCCTGAAGGGCAAGCGGGGGTTCCCCGGGGAAGAGGCAGAGAGGCGGGCGCGGGAGGAGGCGTGGAGGGAAGGGGCTTGA
- a CDS encoding PIN domain-containing protein → MKPYYLDTSLMLRLLTGDPPELAAQALEVFRGAEEGRYTLAVHPLAVAEAFYTLVSFYGVGRAKAAGALLDLLDREGVLLEDEEDLRPALEEAGKGGLSLVDAFLAQRARRQGAGLATLDRKLGRRAGVELLP, encoded by the coding sequence TTGAAGCCCTACTATCTGGACACCTCCCTGATGCTCCGCCTCCTGACCGGAGACCCGCCGGAGCTTGCCGCCCAAGCCCTGGAGGTGTTTCGCGGGGCCGAGGAGGGGCGCTACACCCTGGCCGTCCACCCCTTGGCGGTGGCCGAGGCCTTCTACACCCTGGTCTCCTTTTACGGGGTGGGGCGGGCCAAGGCGGCGGGGGCCCTCTTGGACCTGCTGGACCGGGAGGGGGTCCTTCTGGAAGACGAGGAGGACCTCCGCCCCGCCCTGGAGGAGGCCGGGAAGGGAGGGCTCAGCCTGGTGGACGCCTTCTTGGCTCAACGCGCCCGCAGGCAAGGGGCCGGGCTCGCCACTTTGGACCGCAAGCTGGGAAGGCGGGCCGGGGTAGAGCTACTTCCTTGA
- a CDS encoding SMP-30/gluconolactonase/LRE family protein — translation MLKEVQEAKVGGRTRRVYVRPFAWGLKNPSHMEWTPDGRLLVSEHTAGTVRDISKGGDASEAKPLAYNLQGPAAIRPTEDGKVLVVETWGGAIADIAGGGDATKLPKLTENLKGPYTLAVLNPGKKGETLFVSESSSSFMTQITRLSLGDHEREPKAFILDIPARHGEPGLTPPESWPDKWEKYAAAGCVKNWIDDAAGRGFFYLAVGSLGQIFRINPDELPEKITYSELVAHPNALVAWGLHRLGGMRFHPSSGLLFAVQPEMGEVIAVDPAQPGNYHFQPPVVRGLRMPTCVRFSQDSEKMYVCSSADGVVWEVEGFLT, via the coding sequence ATGCTCAAGGAAGTGCAGGAGGCCAAGGTCGGCGGCCGGACGCGGCGGGTCTACGTGAGGCCCTTCGCCTGGGGTTTGAAGAATCCCTCCCACATGGAGTGGACTCCAGACGGCAGGCTTTTGGTTTCCGAACACACTGCGGGCACTGTTCGGGACATTTCAAAAGGGGGGGATGCTTCGGAGGCTAAACCTTTGGCGTACAATCTACAGGGTCCCGCTGCTATTCGCCCTACTGAGGACGGCAAGGTTCTCGTTGTGGAAACGTGGGGAGGAGCTATCGCGGATATCGCCGGAGGGGGTGATGCAACAAAACTACCTAAATTAACCGAAAACCTAAAGGGCCCCTACACCCTAGCCGTGCTGAACCCAGGGAAAAAGGGGGAGACCCTTTTTGTAAGCGAAAGCTCCTCTTCCTTCATGACACAAATCACCCGTCTAAGTCTAGGCGACCATGAGCGAGAGCCCAAAGCTTTTATCCTAGACATACCTGCCCGACATGGTGAGCCTGGGTTGACCCCCCCAGAGTCATGGCCCGACAAGTGGGAAAAGTATGCAGCAGCAGGATGTGTCAAAAATTGGATTGACGATGCTGCTGGAAGGGGCTTCTTCTACCTCGCTGTAGGAAGCCTGGGCCAGATCTTCCGCATAAATCCAGATGAATTGCCGGAGAAAATTACCTACTCTGAGTTGGTTGCCCATCCGAATGCGTTGGTAGCCTGGGGGCTTCATCGCCTAGGAGGGATGCGTTTTCATCCCTCATCCGGATTGCTCTTCGCCGTTCAGCCAGAGATGGGAGAAGTCATTGCTGTAGACCCCGCTCAACCTGGCAATTACCACTTCCAGCCTCCCGTTGTGAGAGGGCTAAGGATGCCTACTTGCGTAAGGTTCTCTCAGGACTCGGAGAAAATGTACGTTTGCTCCTCTGCTGACGGGGTGGTCTGGGAAGTAGAGGGTTTCTTGACTTAG
- a CDS encoding MFS transporter, with translation MFLLATILFLASCAGGAVGTAASLYLARLDNPFYLGLQHAIGWGASVLALFTGYLLDRTDRKKALSFGLLSGSLLRFLLGTSLGLIGPWTFLGLYLVDNILELLLEVRVLVPRLVPQEREKAHGRLYTASLLADLLGAPLGAFLFVQNPSWPFFLGGALGFVAIHFAARLPPIPPLGKAPPGVLAGLRWLYQEAFFRRLAGAVLGASFLRVMPFALLPLWSLQAGYGPIGYGLLSTAFSLGGALGGLLAGKLKGKRPQRVLSLLFLMDAGAVLGLLFKPPLPLGLLLVALLGISAILLGVQEVVLRQALAPDALLGRVGGGMRFLSGSAGLLGALLAGIVGGKLGLEEVYLGAGLGFLLLALAAWGFLGQIEKRAR, from the coding sequence GTGTTCTTATTAGCCACGATCCTGTTTTTGGCCAGCTGCGCTGGGGGAGCCGTAGGCACCGCGGCCTCCCTCTACCTCGCTCGCTTAGACAACCCCTTCTACCTGGGTCTGCAACACGCCATCGGTTGGGGTGCCTCCGTCTTAGCCCTCTTCACAGGCTACCTTCTAGATCGGACGGACCGCAAAAAAGCCCTCAGCTTCGGGCTTCTCTCTGGCAGTCTCCTGCGCTTTCTTTTAGGAACAAGCCTCGGCCTCATTGGTCCATGGACCTTTCTCGGCCTTTACCTGGTAGACAACATCCTTGAGCTTCTTCTGGAGGTCCGGGTCCTGGTCCCTAGACTCGTGCCGCAGGAACGGGAGAAGGCCCATGGGCGTCTTTACACGGCAAGTCTCCTTGCTGACCTTCTCGGCGCCCCCTTAGGCGCCTTCCTCTTCGTCCAGAATCCCTCCTGGCCCTTTTTCCTCGGGGGCGCGCTAGGCTTTGTGGCCATTCACTTCGCCGCTAGGCTCCCTCCCATACCGCCTCTTGGAAAAGCCCCCCCGGGGGTGCTGGCTGGCCTGAGGTGGCTGTACCAGGAAGCCTTCTTTCGTCGGCTAGCCGGAGCGGTCCTTGGAGCCAGCTTCCTCCGGGTCATGCCCTTCGCCCTTCTTCCCCTCTGGTCCCTCCAAGCCGGGTACGGACCCATAGGGTATGGGCTCCTCAGCACCGCCTTCTCCCTTGGGGGGGCCTTAGGAGGGCTTTTGGCAGGGAAACTTAAAGGCAAAAGGCCGCAAAGGGTGCTTAGCCTCCTTTTCCTCATGGACGCCGGGGCCGTCCTGGGTTTGCTCTTCAAGCCTCCCCTTCCCCTGGGCCTGCTCCTCGTGGCCCTCCTGGGGATAAGCGCCATCCTCCTGGGGGTCCAAGAGGTGGTGCTAAGGCAGGCCCTGGCCCCGGATGCCCTACTGGGCCGGGTAGGGGGTGGAATGAGGTTCCTGAGCGGCTCAGCCGGGCTTCTGGGGGCACTTTTGGCGGGGATAGTAGGGGGAAAGCTGGGCTTGGAGGAGGTCTATCTGGGAGCGGGGCTTGGATTTCTCCTCCTGGCCTTAGCCGCCTGGGGCTTCCTCGGCCAAATTGAGAAGCGGGCCCGGTGA
- a CDS encoding NHL repeat-containing protein — MLKEVQEVKVGGRTRRVHVRPFAWNLHAPTHMEWTPDGRLLVVERTTGKVKDVTKGGDMEEAKPFAWGLQGPSSMCPLPDGRILITEFWGGRIRDISVGGPSEKLAIYAEDLSKPYSLALDALGRLLVTEHLGHGVGRISILASGKAVPLVQGVPSVETPGFEGYTPPHAWPDRWEGFVAGCGKWGTDPKVFPDRPYVFAVSIGGLGLIVGVPEDGGHYEALAPEHTFARGLGWTGGMIAHPFDGMLYVTQPLQGEIRAINPRESRNYRFDPPVVSGIPMASCVRFTPDGEKMLVCSPQSGAIWQVEGFSD, encoded by the coding sequence ATGCTCAAGGAAGTGCAGGAGGTCAAGGTCGGCGGCCGGACGCGGCGGGTTCACGTGAGGCCCTTCGCCTGGAACCTGCACGCGCCCACCCACATGGAGTGGACCCCAGACGGCAGGCTCCTGGTGGTGGAGCGCACCACGGGCAAGGTGAAGGACGTCACCAAGGGCGGGGACATGGAGGAGGCTAAGCCCTTCGCCTGGGGGCTCCAGGGGCCCTCCAGCATGTGCCCACTGCCGGATGGTCGGATCCTGATTACCGAGTTCTGGGGAGGCAGGATTCGGGACATCAGCGTAGGTGGTCCCTCGGAAAAGTTGGCCATCTACGCTGAGGACTTGAGCAAGCCGTATAGCTTGGCTTTAGATGCTCTGGGAAGATTGTTAGTAACCGAGCATCTAGGACATGGAGTTGGGCGAATAAGCATACTTGCCTCGGGAAAGGCCGTACCCTTAGTGCAAGGAGTTCCATCTGTAGAAACACCGGGCTTTGAGGGATATACACCTCCACATGCTTGGCCCGATCGTTGGGAAGGCTTCGTGGCAGGATGTGGTAAGTGGGGCACAGATCCTAAAGTTTTCCCTGATCGGCCTTACGTTTTTGCTGTTTCCATCGGCGGGTTAGGGCTTATTGTTGGTGTTCCAGAAGATGGTGGGCACTACGAAGCTTTAGCCCCTGAGCATACTTTTGCCAGGGGCTTAGGTTGGACTGGGGGCATGATAGCACACCCATTTGATGGAATGCTTTACGTAACACAACCCTTGCAAGGCGAAATACGCGCCATAAATCCAAGAGAAAGTCGGAATTACCGCTTTGATCCCCCGGTGGTCTCTGGCATCCCCATGGCTTCATGCGTGCGCTTTACTCCTGATGGGGAGAAGATGCTCGTGTGCTCGCCACAAAGTGGGGCGATCTGGCAAGTAGAGGGATTTTCCGACTAG
- a CDS encoding FAD-binding oxidoreductase, which translates to MEKLEALKRLFPGKVDLSESERLRHGKDEGYPEARPVLAVVYPEGVEDVQKALRWAREWGVAVIPFGAGTSLEGHLYPVREAISLDLSRMNRVLEVRPQDFSCVVEPGLTRKALNEALKGTGLFFPVDPGADASLGGMAATNASGTTTVRYGGMRQNVLALQVVLASGEVLELGRGVRKTSSGYDLKDLFIGSEGTLGVITRLTLRLHPLPEHVHTLRVFFPGVEEAAEASYRIMASGLPVARLELLDELAMRALNRYLKAGFPERPALFLEFHASTKEALEAERASALELVREAGALEVEAATTEEERRRQWEARHQAYWALVHLFPGHRFMITDTAVPLSRLPEMVRFAQGLLREMGLTGNILGHVGDGNFHTLIPVLPEDYPKAEAYAERLVEKALELGGTCTAEHGVGLRKRKFLPKEHGPALEWMRRLKALFDPEGLLNPGKVV; encoded by the coding sequence ATGGAAAAGCTGGAAGCCCTGAAGCGCCTCTTCCCGGGGAAGGTGGACCTCTCGGAAAGCGAGCGCCTGCGCCACGGCAAAGACGAGGGCTACCCCGAGGCGAGGCCCGTGTTGGCCGTGGTCTACCCGGAGGGCGTGGAGGACGTGCAGAAGGCCCTCCGTTGGGCACGGGAATGGGGCGTGGCGGTGATCCCCTTCGGGGCGGGGACGAGCCTCGAGGGCCACCTCTACCCCGTCAGGGAGGCCATCAGCCTGGACCTGAGCCGGATGAACCGGGTCCTGGAGGTGAGGCCCCAGGACTTCTCTTGCGTGGTGGAGCCCGGCCTCACCCGCAAGGCCTTAAACGAGGCCCTGAAGGGCACGGGCCTCTTCTTCCCCGTGGACCCGGGGGCGGACGCCTCCTTGGGCGGCATGGCGGCCACGAACGCCAGCGGCACCACCACGGTGCGCTACGGAGGGATGCGGCAGAACGTCCTCGCCCTCCAGGTGGTCCTGGCAAGCGGCGAGGTCTTAGAGCTCGGGCGGGGCGTGCGCAAGACCTCCTCGGGCTACGACCTCAAGGACCTTTTCATTGGCTCGGAGGGCACCTTAGGGGTCATCACCCGCCTCACCCTTAGGCTCCACCCCCTCCCCGAGCACGTCCACACCTTAAGGGTCTTCTTCCCCGGGGTGGAGGAGGCGGCGGAGGCGAGCTACCGGATCATGGCCTCCGGGCTTCCCGTGGCGAGGCTGGAACTTTTGGACGAGCTCGCCATGCGGGCGCTAAACCGGTACCTAAAGGCGGGCTTCCCCGAGCGGCCCGCCCTCTTCCTGGAGTTCCACGCCTCCACCAAGGAGGCCCTGGAGGCGGAGAGGGCCTCGGCCCTGGAGCTCGTGCGGGAGGCCGGGGCCCTCGAGGTGGAGGCGGCCACAACGGAGGAGGAGAGGCGCCGCCAGTGGGAAGCCCGGCACCAGGCCTACTGGGCCCTCGTCCACCTCTTCCCCGGCCACCGCTTCATGATCACCGACACCGCCGTCCCCCTCTCCCGGCTTCCCGAGATGGTGCGCTTCGCCCAAGGGCTTCTAAGGGAGATGGGCCTCACCGGGAACATCCTGGGCCACGTGGGGGACGGGAACTTCCACACCCTAATTCCCGTCCTCCCCGAGGACTACCCCAAGGCCGAGGCCTACGCCGAGAGGCTCGTGGAAAAGGCCCTGGAGCTTGGGGGCACCTGCACCGCCGAGCACGGGGTGGGCCTCCGCAAAAGGAAGTTCCTCCCCAAGGAGCACGGCCCCGCCCTGGAGTGGATGCGGAGGCTCAAGGCCCTCTTTGACCCCGAAGGGCTCCTGAACCCGGGTAAGGTCGTCTAG
- a CDS encoding M23 family metallopeptidase translates to MGWKPGHYLLLAVSLYALVVTFAFSLRGRQVAALRQEAMAYRERAAWAPEGYMLPLPGACLPSLPENLPGAPRPYRKGVSAGFVFRQGDACVPVVRGMGVVAAFGGEVVKVDPDFQELSEEAWQALLERVREGASPEEMDILRGLEVHVRHPDGRTTVYAHLQAPYPGLKVGSRVHRGDPIGYVGNTGLRGGASRLLFEVWEGEPDRSAFLFQGLEGEELLRRARAFFGLP, encoded by the coding sequence GTGGGCTGGAAGCCGGGGCACTACCTCCTCCTGGCCGTAAGCCTTTACGCCCTGGTGGTCACCTTCGCCTTCTCCCTTAGGGGGCGGCAGGTGGCGGCCTTGCGCCAGGAGGCCATGGCCTACCGGGAAAGGGCCGCTTGGGCCCCCGAGGGGTACATGCTGCCCCTCCCCGGGGCCTGCCTGCCCTCCCTTCCCGAAAACCTCCCGGGTGCCCCCCGCCCTTACCGCAAGGGGGTGAGCGCGGGCTTCGTCTTCCGCCAGGGGGACGCCTGCGTGCCCGTGGTGCGGGGGATGGGGGTGGTGGCGGCCTTCGGGGGCGAGGTGGTGAAGGTGGACCCGGACTTCCAGGAGCTTTCCGAGGAGGCCTGGCAGGCGCTTCTGGAGCGGGTGCGGGAGGGAGCCTCCCCGGAGGAGATGGACATTCTCCGGGGCCTCGAGGTCCACGTCCGCCACCCGGACGGCCGCACCACGGTCTACGCCCACCTCCAGGCCCCCTACCCGGGGCTCAAGGTGGGAAGCCGCGTCCATCGGGGGGACCCCATCGGCTACGTGGGGAACACGGGGCTTAGGGGGGGCGCCTCCCGGCTCCTCTTCGAGGTCTGGGAGGGGGAGCCCGACCGGAGCGCCTTCCTCTTCCAGGGCCTGGAGGGGGAGGAGCTCCTCCGCCGGGCCCGGGCCTTCTTCGGCCTTCCCTAG
- the rpmB gene encoding 50S ribosomal protein L28 produces the protein MSKVCEISGKRPIVANSIQRRGKAKREGGVGKKTTGISKRRQYPNLQKVRVRVAGQEITFRVAASHIPKVYELVERAKGLKLEGLSPKEIKKELLKLL, from the coding sequence ATGTCCAAGGTGTGCGAGATCAGCGGAAAGCGGCCCATCGTGGCCAACAGCATCCAAAGGCGGGGTAAGGCCAAGCGGGAAGGGGGTGTGGGCAAGAAGACCACCGGCATCTCCAAGCGCCGCCAGTACCCCAACCTGCAGAAGGTCCGGGTGCGGGTCGCCGGCCAGGAGATCACCTTCCGCGTGGCCGCAAGCCACATCCCCAAGGTCTACGAGCTCGTGGAGCGGGCCAAGGGGCTTAAGCTGGAGGGGCTTTCCCCTAAGGAGATCAAGAAGGAGCTCCTCAAGCTCCTCTAG
- the lspA gene encoding signal peptidase II, translating into MPTVLVPLLLALDQTLKLWALEHLSPVPKPLLGDLLYLTLVRNTGAGFGLFQGQAPLLGLLSFLVGAGLLLLLARRRYPPLPALALSLLAAGALGNGVDRLGRGWVVDYLDLGTSLPLIANFPVFNLADVCVTLGAVLLLLAPRRRRRWI; encoded by the coding sequence ATGCCCACGGTGCTCGTACCCCTCCTCCTCGCCTTGGACCAGACCCTCAAGCTCTGGGCCCTGGAACACCTCTCCCCCGTCCCCAAGCCCCTCCTCGGCGACCTCCTCTACCTCACCCTGGTCCGGAACACGGGGGCGGGCTTCGGCCTCTTCCAGGGCCAGGCCCCCCTCCTCGGCCTCCTCTCCTTCCTGGTGGGCGCGGGCCTCCTCCTCCTCCTCGCCAGGCGGCGCTACCCCCCCCTCCCCGCCCTCGCCCTCTCCCTCCTGGCGGCGGGGGCCCTGGGGAACGGGGTGGACCGCCTGGGCCGGGGGTGGGTGGTGGACTACCTGGACCTCGGCACCTCCCTCCCCCTCATCGCCAACTTCCCCGTCTTCAACCTGGCGGACGTGTGCGTGACCCTGGGGGCGGTCCTCCTCCTCCTCGCCCCGAGGCGGAGGCGGCGCTGGATCTAA